GGCCGTGCGCAGGCCGCTTTCATGCGTGCCGCCATCGGGCGTCGGAATGGTGTTGCAATAAGAATGGGTGAAGGCGTCGCCGTCTTCCGCCCAGCCGATCGCCCATTCGACGGCGCCAGGGCCAGGCTCGGCCTCGACCTTGCCGGCGAAGAATTCGGTGAGGAGAGGGCGGCCCTCGACGGTGGCGGCGAGATAGTCTTTCAGACCGCCGGGAAATTTGAAGCTTTCCTTTTCCGGCACATTGTCGACGCCAACAAGGAGCGAGGGCGCGCACTGCCAGCGCACTTCGACGCCGGCAAACAGATAGGCCTTGGCGCGCGTCATCGTGAAAACGCGCTGCGGCTTGAGGTGTGCGCTGACGCCGAAGATCAGCGGGTCGGGCTTGAAGCGCACTTTGGTGCCGCGCCGGTTATGAACCGGGCCGACATCTTCGAGCTCGCTGGCGGGCGCGCCGCGCGAGAAAGTCTGCCGGTAAAGATGCTGGGCGCGCGCGACTTCGATTTCGAGATGATCCGACAGCGCGTTGACGACGGAGACGCCGACGCCGTGCAGGCCGCCCGATGTCGAATAGGCTTTCGAGCCGAATTTGCCGCCCGAATGCAGCGTGGTCAGGATGACTTCCAGCGCCGATTTGCCGGGGAATTTCGGATGCGGGTCGACCGGGATGCCGCGGCCATTGTCGGTGACGGAAACATAGCCGCCTTCTTCCATCTCGACGGAAATGACGCTGGCATGGCCGGCAACCGCCTCGTCCATCGCATTGTCGATGACTTCGGCGAAGAGGTGGTGCAGCGCCTTCTCGTCGGTGCCGCCGATATACATGCCAGGCCGGCGCCGGACAGGCTCAAGCCCTTCAAGAACCTCGATGTCCTTGGCGGTATAGCCGCTTTCCCCGGGCGTGCCTTTGCCGGCCGGCTCCTTCGCAGGAGCGTCCTTGGCAGGTTTGCGGGCGGCGGCACCGCCGAAGAGATCGGGTTTCGAAGCCATGGGTCTTTCGAGGATGGGATTGATTCGACGGCGGTAATAGTACCGCAGCGGGATTGAATTGAGGCGCGGGAAATCGTCTCGGCGGCACCTCGGCGGGATATGAAGGATGTGCCGCCCGCTATCAAGGGTTGGTGGGCTGTAGGCGAGGGCGCACGTCCGGGTGGCAATTGTGACCGGAGATCAGGAGCTTATCGAGGGAGATGCAAGCGGCGCGAGCGCTGACAGGGTGTAAACGGACCCGCCGAAAATCGAGACGAACTCTCCCGCGCATCTTCAGCGGCTGACAAGGCGCGGCAGCCGAGACTGCCCGTGCGGCATTTCCCGTTCGCGCTTCTTGGGGGGCGCGCCTGCCGCAATTAAACCCCGCCCGAAAGGGCGGGGTTTTGTTTTGCGTCGAGCCTCAGGCGATGGCGCCGCCACCCTTTTTCGTGACGACGATCACCGAAGGACGCGGCGGCATGCTGTCTTTGAAGTCGGGCCAGCGCGTCAGCGGGTTCTCGAATGTCGCTGAGTTCTTATCGTCATCGAATTCGCCGGGGTGCTGGACGGCAAGGAAGAGGTTTTCGTCGTCCGCGGTGAAGAACGGCCCGCACATTTCGGCGCCCGCCGGGACGCGGAAGAAATGTTTGGAGGTGCCGCGTTTTTCACCCTGTGTTTCGAGCGCCCACAAACCGTCGGCGCGGCCGGTCATCTTCGCGTTGTTGCCGTCTGTCGCCACCCAGAGCCGGCCTTTGGAGTCGATGACGCAATTGTCCGGCATGCCGAACCAGCCGTTTTTCGTCGTTTCGGACGAGAAGGTGGCGCCGACTTCCGCAATCGACGGATCACCGCAACGCACGAGGACTTCCCATTTGAATTTCGTCGCGGCGTGATCGTCCCCCTCCGGCAGCATCTCGATGATGTGGCCGAATTTGTTGTCGGCACGCGGATTGGCGGCGTCGGCATGTTCGGCTTTGCGTTTGTCGTTATTGGTCAGCATCACATAGACGCGGTTGGTGTGCGCGCTTGTCTCGATGTCTTCGGGACGATCCATGCGTGTTGCGCCGAGAAGATCGGCGGCACGGCGCGTTTCGATGAGAACATCGGCCTGGCTTTTGAAGCCGTTTGTTTCTGTCAGCGAGCCCTGGCCGAACACGATCGGCATCCATTCGCCGCTGCCGTCGGCATTATATTTCGCGACGAAGAGCGTGCCTGTGTCGAGGATATCAAGATTTGCTTTGGCGTTTGCCGTGTCGACCGTGCGCTCCGTCACGAATTTGTAGACATAGTCGAAGCGTTCATCGTCGCCTTGATAGATGACGTAGCGGCCGTCCTTGTTGATGATGCCCGCCGCGCCTTCATGCTTGAAGCGTCCAAGAGCGGTGCGCTTTTTCGGCACGAAATCCGGATCGAACGGATCAATCTCAACAATCCAGCCGAAACGGTTGGGCTCGTTTGGTTCCTTCGAGACGTCGAAGCGGTCGTGGAATTTGCCCCACGCATAGGCCGGCTTGCCGAGATCAAGGCG
Above is a window of Terrihabitans soli DNA encoding:
- a CDS encoding PhoX family protein; the protein is MNEHPQRLRASELEESGEIGINDADNPTMGEIIGARFHRRDFLRGSLAVAAISAVIGSRALEAAPAAAEGDVTSFDFKELEAGIDTNHHVAEGYETQILLRWGDPIFPDSPEFDPLAQSAEKQRRQFGYNSDFIGFFPIDNSATHGLLVANHEYTNEELMFAGVGRQDTKENPFAKMTKDLVDIEIAAHGGAVVELIRSGPQWSVVKDSKFNRRITADTEMQLTGPAAGHERMKTSADATGARVLGMINNCAGGVTPWGTWLSAEENIHGYFIGALPEGHRETANYKRLDLGKPAYAWGKFHDRFDVSKEPNEPNRFGWIVEIDPFDPDFVPKKRTALGRFKHEGAAGIINKDGRYVIYQGDDERFDYVYKFVTERTVDTANAKANLDILDTGTLFVAKYNADGSGEWMPIVFGQGSLTETNGFKSQADVLIETRRAADLLGATRMDRPEDIETSAHTNRVYVMLTNNDKRKAEHADAANPRADNKFGHIIEMLPEGDDHAATKFKWEVLVRCGDPSIAEVGATFSSETTKNGWFGMPDNCVIDSKGRLWVATDGNNAKMTGRADGLWALETQGEKRGTSKHFFRVPAGAEMCGPFFTADDENLFLAVQHPGEFDDDKNSATFENPLTRWPDFKDSMPPRPSVIVVTKKGGGAIA